The genomic DNA GGCGGGGCGCGCCACTCCCGGGCCGGCCGCGGCTCCTTTAACCCGGCAAGGGGAGCGGGGCGGAGGGGGCGGAGGGGGCGGCGGGGCGGCACCGAGGAgggctctttctttcttctttttttgaatgAACCGTGTGACGTACGAACAGGAAACCAGTCGGTTCGAGAGGAGAATGAAGAGGCCAGGCCCCCCCGCGCCGCGCCCGCCCCCTTCCTCCTcgcgcccgcccccgcccccgcccgccgcgCTCCCGCCCGTCGCTCTCGGTTTCCCCgccgagccgccgccgccgccgcagccgccaGCGAAGGTGCCGGGCGCCGGGCCCTCCCCGCCGGCGCGGCCGTCATCGCCCGGAGCGGGTGCGCGGCGGGAGCGCGGGGGAGGCGGGCGCCGCCAGCGCCGCCGCGCAggacaggaggaggagaaagggtgcGCAGCCCGGAGGCGGGGTGCGCCGGTGGGGTGCAGCGGAAGAGGGGGTCCAGGGGGGAGAACTTCGTAGCAGTCATCCTTTttaggaaaagagggaaaaaataaagccCTCCCCCACCACGTCCTTCTCCCCAGCCCTCGCCGCACCACACACAGCGCGGGCTTCTCGCGCTCTGCACCGGCGGGCCGGGCGCGTCCAGCCTTCATTTATCAAGCAGCTTTTCGGAAAATGCATTCGCTGTTCGGAGTTTAATCAGAGGAGGATTCCTGCCCCCGTCCCCTGCTCGTCCACCGGCCCCCGGTCCCTGTCTCTCTCCTGTGGAGGCGTGAAGCGGTCCCGCGGACAGAGATCCATGTCTGTGcccgcgcgtgtgtgtgcgcgtgtaaaTTGCCGAGAGGGGGAAAATCACAGGACTTCTGCAAATACTGGACTGAAAATTGTAATTCAtctgccgccgccgctgccttTCTTTGCTCGTGCTCTTGAGATCTCCGGTTGGGATTCCTACGGATTGACATTTCTGTGAAGAAGTCTGGGAATCAAACTGGAAATTCTCCTAATTTTTACACCCTCCGCCCCCAACTCCTGATTCATTTGGAAGTTTCACAGCAGCTATCACTGGAGAGTTCTGAAGATTGATGGAATCTTTGCCTTATGCATTtgttttcacagaaaaggaaacttgaCAGAGGATCATGCTGTCCTGAAAAAATACAAGTAAGTTCTTTGCACAGGAAATGGGTTTCATGTAACTTTCAGTGGAAACAGTTGAGATTTTAACTTTAAGTGCATTTGAGTAAGTTTAATTTCCAGGcagtttattatattattttcagctGTGTAACTTGTAGTGTGTGTGCCCTGCTTTCACCCACTGTATAAAGGGAAATGCACCTGATTTTGACTGATTagtttttttaacctttcagCATCACGGAGGAAGTAGACTGATATTAACAATAATTAATAATGTGCCTCATGAAATAAAGATCCGAaaggaatttaaataaaaatttcctgCATCTCATGCCAAGAGGGAAACACCAGAATCAAGTGTTCCGCATGACTGAAGACACCCCCTCATCCAAGAATGCAAAGCACATCCAATAAAATAGCTGGATTATAACTATTCTTCTCTCGTGCGGGGCCGTGGGGCGGGAAGCGGGGGCGAGAGGTGCTGTTGGTACCCGGCTGCTTTTCCGTGGGGGAAGGATGGCGCACGCTGGGAGAACAGGGTATGATAACCGGGAGATAGTGATGAAGTACATCCACTATAAGCTGTCGCAGAGGGGCTACGAGTGGGATGCCGGAGTCGCGGGCGCCACGTCCCCGGGGGCCGCCCCCGCGCCGGGCATCTTCTCCTCCCAGCCTGGGAGCACCCCAGCGCCATCCAGGACCTCCCCGCCGCCGCCCCAGACCGCTCCCGCCGCCCCCGCCGGGGGGCCTGCGCTCAGCCCCGTGCCACCTGTGGTCCACCTGACCCTGCGCCAGGCCGGTGATGATTTTTCTCGTCGCTACCGCCGCGACTTCGCCGAGATGTCCAGCCAGCTGCACCTGACGCCCTTCACCGCGAGGGGACGCTTTGCCACGGTGGTGGAGGAGCTCTTCAGGGATGGAGTGAACTGGGGGAGGATCGTGGCCTTCTTTGAGTTCGGTGGGGTCATGTGTGTGGAGAGCGTCAACCGGGAGATGTCCCCCCTGGTGGACAACATCGCCCTGTGGATGACTGAGTACCTGAACCGACACCTGCACACCTGGATCCAGGATAACGGAGGCTGGGTAGGTGCATGTCTGATTGAATGTGAGTCTGGGCTGGACCTCTCGGGTCTGTGATGCGGAGGTTGGAGTCTGGGTGGGCTACTGGGCCACTGGGCCAAGGGAGACCCATGAGCCAATGAAATAATATCAGGGTTgtggcctccctccctctttccctgtaCAGAGGTCTCCCTGCCAACCCAACTGTGATCATTGCTTCCCGGCAAAATTGTTTCCCTTGCTTGCCAGACATTGAGGTTCAAAGATCCAGCCTTTGCTGTTCAGTAGGATCTTGGGGTAAATGGCATCCCTTCAGGGTTTCTCAAACTGGGGGTCCAAGGATCCCCCTCATCACGGTACCTGGCCTGAGTAGCCTGTTGAAATGGGACATTTCAGGGACAACTCATAAACTAGATGCCAGGCTGGGCCCTGGCAATCCGCATCAGAAATAAGCTCCCCTGGGGGTTTCTTCTTTgtactaaaatttgagaaccatccAGTTGGAAGAGCAGACTCCCCCAGGGGACCAAGGGCATGCCTTTTCTGACTCACTGGTAAGATCTACCCAAAGAGGAAAACCAGTGTAGCCCCTTTCCCTGGAACACCTGGATGTTTGTAAAGAGGTGAGCTGTGACAGAATTTGCGTTGGCTGCGTACCTTGTGTTCTATTTCTATAACTTGTGTGTGATTTTGAGGTTCACAGGAATTTTAGTATCTTCTACTTTTCACCACCTAGAATCCGCGTGATTTGGTGGTCCCCTCTGCTGGCAAAACTTGCATCTAGAGTATCTATATAAAGTGTAGAAGAATTGATTCGTAGCTGTGGATTCTCATGCTCTGGCTTTAGTTGAAGTGATTGATGCCTGTATTTTTGAAGAACATCTGTGAACTGTTTTTTTTCTGGTCCTGTTGTGCTAGATAGAGCCTCTATCATGTCGCCATAaagttctttttgtgtgtgtggttcttTGGGGGAGGGGTACAGATCCTAAGACTGAAGAAGTGTAATTGACATCTACACTTTATATCTGAAGTGATTAATTTGTGAAAAAGTGCAAGAGGAATTAATTCTTGTCTTTTAATCTGAAGAGCTGTCTTTGAAAAAGGATACAATTCGTGCTTCCTTTCACAGTCTCCAGGGAGAATTactaatgttattattttataggACCTAACAGGAGCAAAAAGCTTAGAAGTCACTACAGGTGTATTCGATTTCAAGAAGCACGTTACATACTTTATTTACTACAGTTTACAAAGTGTGCTAATGGTAAGGGGCCAAAAAGAGAAAAGCCCAAGAAAAGTAGATGACTGACATGAACATCTGATCCCACTTGACCAAAGTTGACAAAATATTGATGCCACTGTTcagtgtttaaaagtaaaacatccccgtttaatctctaaaatttaaatgctttttgtgaattgtttgtttttcgaGATCTCATATTATCAGATCTTTAGTAATTCTTGAAGAATTCAGTGAAGTGTGTAAAGAATAGTTTTGTTAAATGTTTGGTTAAGtaggtggttttatttttaaccacCATAACCAAAGAGGTAGGGACTTCCAGACGCCCAAAGGATCATTTTAAGACCAAAGTAGAACTAATATAACAGTTTGACTATTAcatatttttgtgaaaataatttaaaaaattttctttctagttGAAAGAAATCCATGGTGGTAACTGTCATGTGTCAAGTAATTTAGTAAAAAGATGGGAAATGGAGACATATGTTTATGATAGAAATTAAGATATAATCTTGATCTTTATTGTCGAGTTGTGGTATATTAACATCTCATAcagttgaattttctttttaagtgaaggctcaccttttcctcctttccaaaTAGAGTTTTCTCAGTAGAGCCTATCTTTGTGGTCAACAGGTATCTGAGGTTGATAAATGTGGAGGCTACATTTTATGATGCCAAACCACAATGACGTACCGTAGAACATGATAAACTTTTTTTGGACAAAACCTCttatagtaaaaataaatcatatagaAGCACAAATAGCTGATGGTAAAATGTGTAGCTTTCAGGACAACCTATAGATGGATGACTAGGAAAGCAGAGgactttggcaaaaaaaaaaaaagtatatatcagGAAATGCAATCATCAGTGTCCACTTTGGAATCATAAAAGTGGTAGTACTCGAGAGCCTGACGTACTTCTCCTTTCAAAGGTGCATCATGaacctacatttttattttgagcaTTTGGCATACAGACAGATTTTCCTCCAAATTTGCACCAATCAGTGTTGCATCTCTAATAATATGTTGCGTCTTGCAGTGTAAAGGACTCAGTAAGGATGGTAAAATTTCAGAAGAGAGCTAGCACATTCTTTTAACGTTGGACAATGTTGTACTTGTACAGTTTACAGGGCTTGGTGGATCAGCTCATCTACTGAATCTATTCTTACGGGGGCTTTAGATTCTAAGTCacgttttttttctttgctgctgcTACTTCTGAGGCCGAGGAAACACAGTTTGCATTCCATGTTCCATAACTTGGAGAAAGCAGGGCCTTGGATGATAGGTGTCTGAGAGATGGTCCTAGAAGTCTACAAATTATATAAAGACTAAAGAAGAGTTGGCGGTGGAGTGGAGTATGGCTTTATTCCTAAGTCTGAATAAGGCTTCCAGAGGGAGGCAGGTCTAGATGTCTGAGACCCTGCCACTCCAAGTGTGGCTCAGGGACCAGCAGCCTGGGCGTCACCTGGGAGCTTCTTAGAGATGCAGAGTCTCAGGTCCCGCCCCAGAGCTTCTGAGTCAGAATCTGTGGTTCGCACGTCTACAGGTGTTTGTGTGCACGTGAGAGTTAGAGATGCTGGCTGCCCTCACCGACCATCGATTCTCGTGGACGCCTTTTAGGAAAAACGGCAATCTGGGATGGATGCTACAGTGTACCTTTCCAGTGGCCCCGTGGGTCCATAATATTACCTAGGATGCTGACTATTTCCCATGTGTCCGCTAGAGTGATCTGACCCTTGGAAGAAATAGACTGGAATGCaagagagacaggagagaaatTGTTATAAGCTCCATCCTCTCAAGAATGTTTTGCGTGGTAGCTATACAATTTGTGTTGGCATTACAGACCCCATGAAAGTAAGATAGCTTTTCTACTCCAGTTAAAGACAGGAAATTTAGCTCTTTTAATAGCTCCGTTTGGTATTGTTTGATCCCCTTGTAACACAGTTCAAATTCTGTAAATGAGTTTAGGGGCCCTGAGACCGCTTCATGACCAAGGGGCTCTTGCAAGCAGAGGGTTGAGATTGGGGGAAGTTGATGGTGAATGAACATTGATCGCGCCCTCTGAACTGAGAAATGTGACAACATTTCGCTTCATGTCTTAGGAGAGAGTGAGATGTTTGACAGCTGCAAGAATGACATGCCATAACGTGGATATTGGGTTCATTCTGTTGATGACATGGTAGTGCGActtcttttgtgtgtttgtcaTTTGGTCTTTGTGGTTTAGGAAGACAGGAACTTACTTCTCCACATCCAGTAGAGGTTGGCTTCCTTTTTATTAGTTGGTCAGCAAGCAGTTTCTCTTTTCTGTACATAGTCCACATCCACCCAAACGTTTGATTAACTGGAAAGCAATACTCTTCTCAGGCCAGTgtacaaaatacatgaaaaaacatCAGTTTTCTAGTGGCTGAGTTTCAGCTGCTTATAGCTAATTTTGGCAACAAAATGATAGGATTAAAAATAGCCTGAAGATGATCCAgtcttaaataatatatttaatgatgAACTTTCCTTGGGAAAGTGCATCTCCCTGCCTGCTAAGAATCACATGACCCCTTTCAGTAATTTATTTTGTAGAGAAAGATACATTATTGCTCCTAGAGTTTGCAGTTATGTGCTGTTGAGCGATTGCTTTTGGGgacttttgtaaaattttatagttcactcagttctcttttctgttttaggGCCTTTGTTGCTGTTTAATGTTGGTGGAAAACATGGCTTTCTTCTGTGCATCCTGTTACTTTTAGCTGTGCTTTCTAGTGAGAACTGATTGATCTCTTTAGCAATCCTTGATTGAACCGGTACATTTCAGAATTGCTAAATGTTATTAGGCTACACAGCACACCAGGTAACAGAaagccacagattttttttttttttttagccaaactcttaaatagtttttctttatctCGACTCCCAGTCCTAGTCAGCTTTTTGGAGGATGATAAACCGACTCATAAAGCAGGTGTGCGGTGCTGTGTGTATTAATGGTGGTCTCTCCCACTCAGCACGTCCCCGCACCCATTTCTGAGGTCATCCATCGTGTCTTCGCCAAGACTTTAGCAAAGCAGTATTTCAGCAGAAGTGCATTTGTGCTGCAAAAACAACACTGTATTCGTAGTGTGCaagtaaaaaggttttttttttttccccacagagaTATATCGTATTTGAGGTTCAATTCAAACAAAATCAGTGCTTGACGTTGAAACGTGGTTAACGATGAGAGTCAGCCAAGGACGGAGACAGTTATTCAACAAACATGACTGCAAGTCTTCTATGTGCCCGGCCCTGGGTTAGTTTGGGGGTCCAGGGAGGAAGGCTTTTCCCCTGCTCTGGATGCCCTCACAGACCAGGGCTGGAGATGTCGTTGTGAACTCAGTTGCCACACAGCCTGATAAAATGATTCTAAACTCTCAGATttagagggaagaagaagaaacaaaacaaaacaaaacaaaaccctaaggATGTGTTATTTTGCATACACTTCAATCTTTGTCTGAAAAAGTTATTTCTAACCATATGGTTGTTCATGTGTGCATTAGGCCTGATTTAACTAGGAAGAGAAATatagatgatttaaaaaatactgtgttaCACGGACGTACGCTTAAGAGAACTGAAAGGCAGGGGGAGTTCCCTTGGTAAATATTTACCCATTAGGTGCTCTTTCTACATATTATGAAGACTTAATAAACACTAGCCTgcagtttttaaagtatttcattaatatttcttttttggtaaaaGACACCCGAGACTCTGATGAGGTTGATTAGAATAGATTAATTTGACGAACTATCTTTCTTAAATCATTCTGGCATGCAGACAAGTCCAAGTCGATTTGAACCAGAACAGGGGAGAGATTAAAACAAAaccttttgttttggtttggttttaggtTCTAGCACTGTTCTGTTTATTAAGAGGCTTCTCTTCCAAAACGCTACTTAGAGAAATTCCTAGTCCACTGAGACATTTGTGTTCCTGAAGAGCAGGTGTTTACCATCTAACATCTTTTATGCGTGGTCCTCTTTCTCTAAATGGAGGTTGTTAAACTTTTGAAGTTACGACAaagccattttcatttctaaaagtatTTTCGTAGATTGCTGCGTGTTCTGATCTGTGCTCGATTTTGTAGTGCCAACACGATTTCTCTGCTCTTTATTTGCCAGACAAAAGATAAACCCAGCTGTCCTTCAGTGAGAATGATGACGGAATGATTGTTTCTCCAAAGCCGTGTGGGCTTTCTCGCCCGGGACCCTCCCCACTCCCGCCAACCTCCATCACTGACCCCTACCTGCCCATCACCCCACCACAGGGAGACCTTCAAGGGGTAGCTCCTTGTCACCTTGCAACATGTTAAGCGTGGGATTCACCTGAAGGAAAGAGCATTATGTCTAGATAACCAGCAAGAGGGGGCAGAAAAGGGGTCTGCCCAAGCTGGAATATTATAACCCTTACTCCAATCTTGCTAGAGGCAACCGGGCAAGGAAAAATTCTGTCATCAGATATGATGCTTTCCCTCCAGAGATCATAAATTCCAACGCTGTGCAGGGAAAACATAGAATCTGCTGGAAGAGTTTGTACTAGCTCTGATCTCTGCAATGTGAGAGTAGAGTGAGGGTTATACTCTAGCCTTAGATAAAGTTTGACTAACTAAACAACTAAAATAGCTTATACTAAAGATTACTTCCCCAAACGCCCTCTTAAACACGTTAGAAAGAGAATCTCCCTGACATGCTGGCATGGCCATTGGTAGCAGTTACAAAAGCACTAAGGGCTACTTGGCTGATTTTCTTAGGCGATGGACCAGATTCTACGAGCAATTTCACTGGCATCAGTATTTCCATTCTGCTCCTTGTTTTGCCTTCAGAATTTCAGGGATGGAGCCATATCCCATTTTTAGTTAATAATTGGCTAATCAGCTCTCTGGAGCTTCAGTGTAATGAGTCAGAAGCTTATGACTGCCCCCACTCTCCTTCCTACTCTGTCTCCTGAAACTAGCCCAAGGACCCACTGGGTCAAGTGAAGCTTAAATTTTCCAAGGGAGATTTTACCATTGAGACCAATACATCTTTCTTGTGACAGTTCCAATGActgtatttctctattttttaactgTCTTTCCTTAAGCTGGGAAAGAATATGGAGAGTTTATGACTTCTAATGCTTGGAGCACCAAACAAGGCATGAATGTTGCAGGTTGGCTTTTCTTGACTTTTTCTAACTCTTCTACACAAATACTAAGATTTCTTCTGCTTTACAGTACGATGAATGTCATACCTATGTATTACCTTTGAAATTCAATTGCAGCCGAATATTCTACTGAGATGCATTAGAATTTTCAAAGGGAATATGGGACAAAAACTTAGTCTTCTTAGTTCAGTGCCTTCTTACAATTAGCataggaataaaattaattacaaattatATCATCATCTTTACATATTGATATTTTAtctctttggaaaaaaagaaagtctataAAGGATGCCAGTTGGCACCTGTAAGTCTAAAATTTCAGGACTATCTCctaactgttttcctttttttttaacatctttattggagtataattgctttacaatggtgtgttagtttctgctgtataacaaagtgaatcagctatacgtatacatatatccccatatcccctccctcttgtgtctccctcccaccctccctatcccacccctctaggtggtcacaaagcaccgagctgacctccttgtgctatgcagctgcattctactagctagctattttacatttggtagtgtatatatgtccatgccactctctcactttgtcctagcttacccttcccactccctgtgtcctcaagtccattctctacgtctgcgtctttattcctgtcctgcccctaggctcctcagaacctttttttttttttttttagattccatatatatgcgttagcatacggtatttgtttttctctttctgacttacttcactctgtatgacagactctaggtccatccacctcactacagataactcaatttcatttcattttacggctgagtaatattccattgtatataggtgccacatcttctttatccattcatctgtcagtggacacttaggttgcttccatgtcccggctattgtaaacagaactgcaatgaacattgtggtacatgactctttttgaattatggttttctcagggtatatgcccagtagtggcattgcggggtcctatggtagttctatttttagtttttttttttttttttttttgcggtacgcaggcctctcaccgctgtggcctctcccgttgcggagcacaggctccggacgcgcaggctcagcggccatggctcacgggcccagccgctctgtggcatgtaggatcttcccagaccggggaacgagccacacatcccctgcatcggcaggcggactctcaaccactgcgccaccagggaagccctatttttagttttttaaggaacctccatactgttctccataggggctgtatcaagttacattcccaccaacagtgcaagagggttcccttttctccgcaccctctccagcatttattgtttgtagatattttgatgatggccattctgactggtgtgaggtgataccttattgtagatttgatttgcatttctctaatgattagtgatgttgagcatctcttcatgtgtttgttggcaatctggatatctttggagaaatgtctatttaggtcttctgcccattttgggattgggttgtttgctttttgatattcaggtgcatgagctgcttgtaaatgttggagattaatcctttgtcagttgcttcatttgcaaatattttctcccattctgagggttgtcttttcatcttatttatggtttcctttgctgtgcaaaaggttttaagtttcattaggtcctatttgtttatttttgtttttatttccatttcttcaggaggtgggtcaaaaaggatcttgctgtgatttatgtcatagagtattctgcctgtgttttgctctaagagttttgtagtgtctggccttacatttaggtctttaatccattttgagtttatttttgggtgtggtgttagggagtgttctaatttcattcttttacatgtagctgtccagttttcccagcaccacttgttgaagaggctgtcttttcactattgtatattcttgcatcccttatcaaagataaggtgaccatatgtgcgtgggtttatctctgggctttctatcctgttccattgatctatatttctgtttttgtgccagtaccatactgttttgattactgtagctttttagtatagtctgaagtcaaggagcctgattcctccagctctgttttcctttctcaagcttgctttggctattcggggtcttttgtgtttccatacaaattgtgacattttttgttctagttctgtgaaaaatgccagtggtagtttgatagggattgcattgaatctgtagattgctttgggtagtatagtcattttcacaatattgattcttccaatccaagaacatggtatatctctccgtctgtttgtatcatctttaatttctttcatcagtgtcttataattttttgcattcaagccttttgtctccttaggtaggtttattcctggatattttattctttttgttgcag from Pseudorca crassidens isolate mPseCra1 chromosome 12, mPseCra1.hap1, whole genome shotgun sequence includes the following:
- the BCL2 gene encoding apoptosis regulator Bcl-2 translates to MAHAGRTGYDNREIVMKYIHYKLSQRGYEWDAGVAGATSPGAAPAPGIFSSQPGSTPAPSRTSPPPPQTAPAAPAGGPALSPVPPVVHLTLRQAGDDFSRRYRRDFAEMSSQLHLTPFTARGRFATVVEELFRDGVNWGRIVAFFEFGGVMCVESVNREMSPLVDNIALWMTEYLNRHLHTWIQDNGGWDAFVELYGPSMRPLFDFSWLSLKALLSLALVGACITLGAYLGHK